DNA sequence from the Salvelinus alpinus chromosome 7, SLU_Salpinus.1, whole genome shotgun sequence genome:
AAACCTGCATAATTGGAGTCAATTGGGCACTAGCACAAAAAAACAACATGATCAAGAATTATGTGAATAAGGTCAACATTACAAATCTTTTCCAGGATTTGAGATAATTAACTTGTCCTCTGTAATAGGCCATCATTGCAGATAATAATTTGTTCTCacctgactttcctagttaaataaaggttaaataaaaatacatatcGTATAGCTTAGAAATCATGACATTACTAACTTTCTAGGAAAATAGGAAGGTTTCTTGACACACAACCTGACTTTTAGAAGGGATTGTGTGACGATTAGTTTAGCAATCGCGTGACACAGCATTACAACGTGAACGCGATTGTTCGACAGTCTGCTGGGTGGAGCGTTGTTATCttcaccttcttcttcttcttcttatgttccccagtttctgtgttgtgggtttgtatgtgtgtgtgtatttcaggaaatggcttcctggattccAAATAAGCTGCTTTGGaatcctggggcctgttgcacaaaagtagaattaagacatccgggataaatgactcagctgagctcaatgaagccaaaacatgtgcgtccaggcttaattggttgcacaaagaccaagccaggatgagcagacacggattcattaagccaggtgaaaccaatcctggataggtgcgcgctcacggctcactcaaatagaccccgccacagatcacagattaactgatttaccatggcaactagagccgcgtacttttccccgtcggaagcacaaatcctcatggaggcatacgaggaggtaaaagatataattaagaagaaaggcaacaccgccacagtgataaagcaaagagaaaaagcgtggcaaagtattgcagaccgcctgaatgcgtaagtagtgcacaattacacactcaccgctccgctgaaacatcacaattacaattcaaatatttaattcacatctccaaaaatgcagttgtactgtaattatgaaacggttaaatttttaattgaaatgcactgcagatatgagtgaaattgtgtaaagtaactccatcacactgtataaagctatgataaattttttgatatttttactgaaaacaagacaaaaataccaagtaattttttgcagtgtgactccattaaatgtgtgtgtgtgtgtgtgtgtgtgtgtgtgtgtgtgtgtgtgtgtgtgtgtgtgtgtgtgtgtagattaaacatgaacgggccaaaacggacatggcagcaggtcaaaatcaaatacaagaacattctgcagaatggtatggtccctgactaatatttaacaaagcacaagcatatattgtacccagaaggtgcctgctcacacattgtctgtactgttttagcagtgaaaaagaatacccacagacaaggcacgggtggtgggtcaccaaaggctgaccttaccccagcagaggacatggccttggagctaaataaaggcaggcccgtcttagaggggatccctggggggaaagagacgagcataggttcctcccaagatgccacccgcttcattcaaggtatgtccttccatctctacatgggatacaaccacattcatattgaatcaatttggactgtctgactttggtttacctattgccttgcagtgtctggcagcactgtgttcctgttagagccaccagcacaagcaccagacgatgctgatccagtgagtactccatcaaaggcatactgtaggcctggcatgtcttgtctactagcttcaatatgaatccgattaaatgtgatagggtgaaggccccagtgcagcagcaacagcacatgatggagacgatgatgaggaggagaccatctctctggattccagaaggcatgaggtatcatgttaagactgtgaaagtactatttactctacaatggtgaggagtcctcatcaaaatcaaaaaatctaatttcttttacaggacccagatgctatacagtgggaaaaccagcctggcaacatagtgcgtattaataaaaggacaccacatcctgccaaattccagctgcgctaattgtattgtgttcacagagctcacaagctatcagaaagttgtatggcaaccacctccggcgccaaatagaactggcagacatagacattcagtacaagaagaaaaagatggaaaatcttgcactggagtccgaaataaaaaagaggacaattaggaaactggaccttgaaataaaaaaacttgagagggaggtgagatatgccttcaatgtacactgtatgctaactgtaacacaaatgtattaatcattatttttctttcctcccccagctccaagaagatgacacagctcaaaataaaaattaggtatattctcgtaaagtcaagtgagccatgacatatgagctcttattgtgagcacacaggacggtggcatctttctaaggttttttttattttcccagcaatcagtacaaccaagtcatcgttataaggcatcgccctcttttgcccacccccccagcaccaggtgtggccactagcctatatgaaggcccaaaattgtgtgttcctttctgctctgacaatggcatgcccattcgtgcgagatgtggtggatgaagaagcacttgtgctgaggagagccttcaggcgagaaagggtcttcagggaccggttggacccactggccttccctgatgaccatctatatgaaagatacaggttttctgcagatggcatcaggtatctatggagactactgggtcccaggattaagcaccgcactgcacggagccatgcactgagtgtggagcaaatggtttgtgtggccttgcgcttttttgctagtggagccttcctgtactcagtgggggatgcagaacagctgaacaaggccacaatttgccgcacaataaggagtgtgtgtctggctatcaaagcattagcagatgtcttcatctccttccctggccacagaagactctgtgacatcaaagaggagttctataggattgcaggtaagaggatctacaaattacaggacaactgttaacacatagtaggatactcattactttgtgtgacaggtttccccaatgtcattggtgcagtggactgcacacacataaggataaaagccccctcaggtgcccatgaggccgattttgtgaataggaaatcctttcacagcattaatgttcaggtgaacataactttttgatattgtccattgacgaacactctgcattgccagtgatgtgcattgattggtgtaatattcctcatcttatgatttcagatggtctgcaatgctgactgtgtgatcagcaatgttgtggcaaaatggcctggctcagtccatgactccagaatctttcgggcctctgaaatctatcagtgcctatcacaaggtaagccacacaacccctatttataaccatcatggctgtgtcaagaatatcactgtgtttatgaggtagtaatgatgagattttgtgttgacaggtgaattctctggtgtgttgctgggagacagggggtatggctgccagccttttctcctgacacctttcacagacccccaggaagcacagcaggcctacaaccatgcccatgccaggaccagggccagagttgaaatgacctttggcctcctgaaggcacgctttcactgccttcacaaattaagggtcagccctgttagggcatgtgatattactgtggcttgtgctgtcctccacaatgtggcctgcctgaggaaggagagggcccccagagtgccaccagccatggactgggacaatccggcaatcttccctgatgacgacagtggtcggctgctgagggaccaatatgtgttgaattattttagttagtatgtgtgctttcaattttggttaaatatgtcctgcggtggcagaggaatttgggtttttttgggttcgttttttgacgaatttggcctcttatgatgtttgtgcggtatactgtgtgtaatacaaggctgcagggaggctactgcatccattcatttgtctgttcagttgatgtgtatggatttgtcctgcatttattttagtgtgcagacatgcagggtgtgttatatacagacctttgaatgtgtatgtatcattttgtataatatgcttggattctgtgctttccatcttgtagagtcactgtgacttcagtttcgaaaggagctgatggtttacctgctttgttttgtccttattcaataaaggaacataatgttacacattgtgtttttatattcatatggaatgtgtatttgtttatatgacagagtactagggccacactgaagaaaaaggataaagtcataaatttatgaggctggttctttctgcagaaaagctacatattgtttttacagttttgatacttatgacaatgtgatacttaatattctggcacatcagcatgtctttgtttatgaaaccatactgaagtacaatttcacgaaatgccccacatctgtcattttaacaactgtcctcctttaaaacaactggttacaatattatgacttgtgtttttttcccctctgNNNNNNNNNNNNNNNNNNNNNNNNNNNNNNNNNNNNNNNNNNNNNNNNNNNNNNNNNNNNNNNNNNNNNNNNNNNNNNNNNNNNNNNNNNNNNNNNNNNNtggccctaatattctatcattttatatatagccttatagtctatgggaaactgtaaattatctaatgatagcaacatcatctaaaaatcattttttatccaaaatcattgaaattaatgatcacaaacgtttaaataataacagtgggtctagttatatgtgataacaatgtatagtgagcagtgaaataactattggtttccatttgtggtgactgctgactgacattagggatgagattaaatagatcctggaatttagcctggtctggagcaggctagctccacagaataaatctccatggtaatttataccataacatatcctcctgccccctatccatctttagtgcaaccggattacggatcaattgagccaggatcaccaagatatcctggcttaatcccttatcctagttttgtgcaacaggccccaggaagccatttcctgaaatacacacacatacaaacccacaacacagaaactggggaacgtaacacaccCACCCCAAAACCTGCAAACTCCCATTTTGCAACAACTAAACCAACACGCATCCCCAGTTACTAAACCCGTGAGAGAGCATCGGCGATCACGTTCATCGAACCCTTCACATAGTGAATATGTATATTGTATCCTTGTACAATCAGAGCCCACCGCATAAGGCGGCGGTTCTGATTGTACATTTGCTTTAGAAACACTAAAGGATTATGGTCCATGAAGACCAGTACAGGCAAGGCACTGGAGACCACATATACCTAAAAAAACTGTAAGGCTAGCAATAAAGCCAGTGTCTCTTGTTCAATGGTGGAGTACCTTGACTGACACGAGTTGAACTTATGAGAGAAGAAACTGACGGGCCCATCCACTCCCTCTTCATCTTCCTGCAAGAGAACCGCACCCACCCCCACTATACAAGCGCCTACCTCCAACTTAAAAGGTTTGTCAAAGTTGGGGGCGGCAAGCACTGAGGCACTACAAAGTAGCGCTTTGGCGGACTCAAAAGcatagttacagagttacagaccaCTTAAATGGTACTTTGGGACTAAGCAGAGATGTAAGGGGAGCTACTACCATTGAAAAATTCTTACAGAACGTACGATAGTACCCTACCATCCCCAGGAATCTGCGCAACTGGTGGCGAGTCGTGGGAGCAGGAAAAGCAACAATTGCTTCCACTTTGCCAGTTATGGGGCGCACTTGACCTCGTCCCACCTGCTTCCCTAAGTAAGTCACAGTAGCCTTCCCAAACTCACACTTGGCCAAATTGAGGGTTAAAGAAGCATTCTCCAACCGCTGAAACACACTTTTCAAGGTGGCGAGATGTTCAGACCAAGTAGACGAATGAATCACCACAGCGTCAAGGTAAGCAGTACAATTTGGCACATCCGCAAACACAATGTTAACTAGGCGCGGAAAAGTAGCAGATGCATTACACATTCCAAAGGGCATCATAGTGTATTGTACGAAGTTATCAGGCATCACGAAAGCCGAAGTGTCAGAAGCTCGAGAGGTCAGAGGCACCTGCCAATAACCTTTTAGCATATCTAACTTACTAACGTAAGCAGCAGAGCCAATTCTATCAATGCAGTCATCTAATCGAGGTAGAGGAAAAGTATCAGACTTTGTAACTGCATTTACGCGACGATAGTCCGTACATAAGCAGGACGTACCGTCAGGCTTAGGAATAAGAGTACACGGGGAACACCAGAAGCGGTTACTGGGTTTTTCCATGTCATTCTATAATAAATAAGCTACCTCACTTTTCATTACCTCCCTTTTCTTAGCGTTAACTTGGTACGGATGCTGGCGTATAGGAGCAGCGTTCCCCACATCCACGTCATGTTCCAAGATGGATGTGCGACTTGGAACGTCCTGAAACACATTGAGAAAACTATTTATCAATAGGATAAGATCATTAGTTTGATTGTTATCCAAATGTTCCATTTGAGAGGGTAACTTCTTCAGCATCTCTGAATTACATAAACGTTCACACTGCTGTAACATATGGCGTAACTCCAACCCGTCCTCCTTATCTTCCTCTAGGTCCCAGCCAGGCTTCAGCACCACTGCAGCCACACTGGAGACAGCGGGCTGGACCGGCTTACCTGAGGAGCTGTCTGGAGAGTCAAGCATATAATATGCTTTCAGCATGTTAACATGACACACACGGGAAGAACGCCTACGATCTGGGGTCTTTATCACATAATTGGTGTCACTGAGTTTCTTTTCCACAAGATATGGCCCAGAAAAACATGCCGACAGAGATGAGGAAGGGATTGGCAACAAAACTAAAACTTGATCCCCTGGTGCAAAAGAACGGCCAACAGCCTCTTTGTCATAATGTAAATTCATGTATtttgagatgaggagagagactttTGGGATAACGCACATGCGGCGTGCAGTCTCTCCCGCATCTTACTGACATAATCCAACACATTTCTAGGGACGCTACTGGGTGTAGGAGATAGGA
Encoded proteins:
- the LOC139580798 gene encoding putative nuclease HARBI1 isoform X1 — encoded protein: MKAQNCVFLSALTMACPFVRDVVDEEALVLRRAFRRERVFRDRLDPLAFPDDHLYERYRFSADGIRYLWRLLGPRIKHRTARSHALSVEQMVCVALRFFASGAFLYSVGDAEQLNKATICRTIRSVCLAIKALADVFISFPGHRRLCDIKEEFYRIAGFPNVIGAVDCTHIRIKAPSGAHEADFVNRKSFHSINVQMVCNADCVISNVVAKWPGSVHDSRIFRASEIYQCLSQGEFSGVLLGDRGYGCQPFLLTPFTDPQEAQQAYNHAHARTRARVEMTFGLLKARFHCLHKLRVSPVRACDITVACAVLHNVACLRKERAPRVPPAMDWDNPAIFPDDDSGRLLRDQYVLNYFS
- the LOC139580798 gene encoding myb/SANT-like DNA-binding domain-containing protein 4 isoform X3, with the protein product MATRAAYFSPSEAQILMEAYEEVKDIIKKKGNTATVIKQREKAWQSIADRLNALNMNGPKRTWQQVKIKYKNILQNAVKKNTHRQGTGGGSPKADLTPAEDMALELNKGRPVLEGIPGGKETSIGSSQDATRFIQVSGSTVFLLEPPAQAPDDADPGEGPSAAATAHDGDDDEEETISLDSRRHEDPDAIQWENQPGNISSQAIRKLYGNHLRRQIELADIDIQYKKKKMENLALESEIKKRTIRKLDLEIKKLERELQEDDTAQNKN
- the LOC139580798 gene encoding myb/SANT-like DNA-binding domain-containing protein 4 isoform X2; amino-acid sequence: MATRAAYFSPSEAQILMEAYEEVKDIIKKKGNTATVIKQREKAWQSIADRLNALNMNGPKRTWQQVKIKYKNILQNAVKKNTHRQGTGGGSPKADLTPAEDMALELNKGRPVLEGIPGGKETSIGSSQDATRFIQVSGSTVFLLEPPAQAPDDADPGEGPSAAATAHDGDDDEEETISLDSRRHEDPDAIQWENQPGNISSQAIRKLYGNHLRRQIELADIDIQYKKKKMENLALESEIKKRTIRKLDLEIKKLEREVRYAFNVHCMLTVTQMY